One Methylosinus sp. C49 DNA segment encodes these proteins:
- a CDS encoding N-acetyltransferase, whose amino-acid sequence MIDLVIRFSPQTPADAPQIEKLEERAFGPGRYARTAYRLREGVGAELSLSFVAHVGTLLVGANRMTAILVDEAPALLLGPLTVEPAFRSQGLGEALVKKSLDAARDAGHGLVLLVGDLDYYARLGFARVPHGKIVMPGPVDARRLLYCELREGAFDAANGRMRRL is encoded by the coding sequence ATGATCGATCTCGTCATCCGCTTCTCGCCGCAGACGCCGGCCGATGCGCCCCAAATCGAAAAGCTCGAGGAGCGAGCTTTCGGTCCTGGCCGCTATGCCCGCACGGCCTATCGGCTGCGCGAGGGCGTCGGGGCCGAGCTCTCCCTCTCCTTCGTCGCTCATGTCGGCACGCTGCTGGTCGGCGCGAATCGCATGACCGCCATTCTCGTGGACGAGGCCCCGGCTCTGCTTCTCGGCCCGCTGACGGTCGAGCCGGCCTTTCGCTCGCAGGGGCTCGGCGAGGCGCTGGTCAAGAAATCATTGGACGCCGCCCGCGACGCCGGTCACGGGCTGGTGCTGCTGGTCGGCGATCTCGACTATTACGCCCGCCTCGGCTTCGCCCGCGTGCCGCATGGCAAGATCGTCATGCCGGGGCCGGTGGACGCCCGCCGCCTGCTCTATTGCGAGCTGCGCGAAGGCGCCTTCGACGCGGCAAATGGCAGGATGCGGCGGCTGTGA
- a CDS encoding GNAT family N-acetyltransferase, whose product MDAIEIRPATPADAETIAALHVACWAETYAPLAPAEILAEYTLETRLAQWRETLGGGGPQQPPPSVFLALRKNVAIGFAASGAQQSAILGERGYAGEFQAIYLLKEAQRHGAGRSLMRVMAQALRERGIEWGSLWVLRHNFTARKFYEKLGGRKIGVEGAWRGVPEVAYGWRDLGLLIDPPPAKPW is encoded by the coding sequence ATGGATGCGATCGAGATCAGACCAGCGACGCCGGCGGACGCAGAGACGATCGCGGCCCTCCATGTCGCCTGCTGGGCGGAGACCTATGCGCCTCTGGCGCCGGCGGAAATTCTCGCGGAATACACGCTGGAGACGCGCCTCGCGCAATGGCGGGAGACCTTGGGCGGCGGCGGGCCGCAACAGCCGCCGCCGAGCGTGTTTCTGGCGCTACGGAAAAACGTCGCCATCGGCTTTGCGGCCAGCGGCGCGCAGCAGAGCGCTATTCTCGGCGAGCGCGGCTATGCCGGCGAGTTTCAGGCGATCTATCTACTGAAGGAGGCGCAGCGCCACGGCGCCGGCCGTAGCCTCATGCGCGTCATGGCGCAGGCGCTGCGCGAGCGCGGGATCGAATGGGGGAGCCTCTGGGTGCTGCGGCATAATTTCACGGCGCGGAAATTCTACGAGAAGCTCGGCGGCCGCAAGATCGGCGTCGAAGGCGCCTGGCGCGGCGTGCCGGAGGTCGCCTATGGCTGGCGCGATCTCGGCCTGCTCATCGATCCGCCGCCTGCCAAGCCCTGGTGA
- a CDS encoding GNAT family N-acetyltransferase, with translation MADEFSLRAATAEDAKTLAALNLACWRETYASLLPAETFAALTLDERLDHWRGVFQTEGNVVALATDAAGEAAGFTHWRAHELALRGRLGRGGEICAIYLRRSVLRLGLGGRLLRLMAEEMRASGLKWASLVVLRENLPARHFYEAMGARRFGRELSWRGVPQVAYGWRDLSRLAR, from the coding sequence TTGGCGGACGAATTCTCGTTACGCGCTGCGACGGCCGAGGATGCGAAGACGCTCGCCGCGCTCAATCTCGCCTGCTGGCGCGAGACCTATGCGAGCCTGCTGCCGGCGGAGACATTCGCCGCCCTCACGCTCGATGAGCGCCTCGATCATTGGCGCGGAGTTTTTCAGACGGAGGGCAATGTCGTCGCTCTAGCGACGGACGCCGCCGGAGAGGCGGCGGGCTTCACCCATTGGCGCGCGCATGAGCTCGCGCTCAGAGGGCGGCTCGGCCGCGGCGGCGAGATTTGCGCCATCTATCTGCGCCGCTCCGTGCTGAGACTCGGGCTCGGCGGCAGGCTGCTGCGGCTGATGGCGGAAGAGATGCGCGCCAGCGGCCTCAAATGGGCGAGCCTCGTGGTGCTGCGCGAAAATCTCCCCGCTCGCCATTTCTATGAGGCGATGGGCGCGCGCCGTTTCGGCCGCGAGCTCTCCTGGCGCGGCGTTCCGCAGGTCGCCTATGGTTGGCGGGACCTGAGTCGGCTCGCGCGTTAG
- a CDS encoding cold-shock protein, with protein MSGTIKWFDVSKGYGFVVPDDGGADILLHVTILRRSGFQSAYEGARVVCEAQKRVKGMQVFRVIGMDESTAVHPSQNGAARTHVQVTPSSGYEIAIVKWFNRVKGFGFLTRGEGTDDIFLHMETVRRYGLAELKPGDSVLVRYGDGPKGLMATEVRPLESALPASH; from the coding sequence ATGTCGGGAACCATCAAGTGGTTCGACGTTTCGAAGGGATACGGATTCGTCGTTCCCGATGATGGCGGCGCGGATATTCTCTTGCATGTGACGATCCTACGTCGTTCCGGCTTCCAGTCGGCCTATGAGGGCGCGCGCGTCGTCTGCGAAGCGCAGAAGCGCGTGAAGGGCATGCAGGTGTTTCGCGTCATCGGCATGGACGAGTCGACGGCGGTTCACCCTTCGCAGAACGGCGCCGCCCGCACCCATGTCCAAGTGACGCCTTCGAGCGGCTATGAGATCGCCATCGTCAAATGGTTCAACCGGGTAAAAGGCTTCGGCTTCCTCACCCGCGGCGAGGGCACCGACGATATCTTCCTGCACATGGAGACAGTTCGCCGCTATGGGCTGGCCGAGCTGAAGCCTGGCGACAGCGTTCTGGTGCGCTATGGCGACGGTCCCAAGGGCCTCATGGCGACCGAGGTGCGGCCGCTCGAATCGGCGCTGCCGGCTTCCCACTAG
- a CDS encoding outer membrane beta-barrel protein: MQRALTAGGVAATLAVVPASAQEDDSGALLGWPASPASRAPASSGSDKKSDSKAKSPPSWLDALKVTGFVEAGSTFNFDNPFNKLNWGHLFTDRANQPQFNAGVLTMQRLPDPKARKDFDFGFKIQTMVGSDARYTHFMGELDYAMRDRTQLDILQAFATAHLPWITDNGFDVKIGQFVTLEGAELVDSVFYSHSYIFNFGIPLKQTGVMISSDLASWLFVHASVMSGDSASLGWPGDNNSAASFQAGLRIKAFDDRLTILGTTHIGPEDPMQLDPLGVGWPNIPYECACDPNRTLSYSNDVTLTWKVTDRLTLSTDINYVRDDGWNALSVTGLSEGVLRRLGDIYGFDATLIPRRPRGVNGYGVAQYVSYKIDDVLQLNGRVEFWRDHSNFFVGAYPGYFDYTNIEHGFYTPSAIFQPEGRGTSYLGITAGLTITPEIPKGLPITSCRCGRSCVTTRR, from the coding sequence TTGCAGCGCGCGCTCACGGCCGGCGGCGTCGCGGCGACGCTCGCCGTCGTCCCCGCATCGGCGCAGGAAGACGATTCTGGCGCGCTGCTCGGATGGCCTGCATCACCCGCCTCGCGCGCGCCTGCGTCATCCGGCTCGGACAAGAAATCCGACAGCAAAGCCAAGTCGCCGCCGTCCTGGCTCGACGCATTGAAGGTGACGGGCTTCGTCGAGGCCGGCTCCACCTTCAATTTCGACAATCCGTTCAACAAGCTCAATTGGGGCCATCTGTTCACCGATCGCGCCAATCAGCCGCAATTCAACGCCGGCGTGCTCACCATGCAGCGCCTGCCCGATCCAAAGGCGAGGAAGGATTTCGACTTCGGCTTCAAGATTCAGACGATGGTCGGCTCCGACGCACGCTACACGCATTTTATGGGGGAGCTCGATTATGCGATGCGCGACCGCACGCAGCTCGACATTCTACAGGCCTTCGCGACCGCGCATCTGCCATGGATCACGGACAATGGATTCGATGTGAAGATCGGCCAATTCGTCACGCTCGAGGGCGCCGAGCTGGTCGACAGCGTTTTCTACAGTCATTCCTATATTTTCAATTTCGGCATTCCGCTCAAGCAGACCGGCGTGATGATCTCGTCCGATCTCGCCTCCTGGCTTTTTGTCCATGCGAGCGTCATGTCGGGCGACAGCGCCAGCCTCGGCTGGCCCGGCGACAACAATAGCGCCGCCTCATTCCAGGCCGGCCTGCGCATAAAGGCGTTCGACGACAGGCTGACCATTCTGGGCACGACTCACATCGGCCCCGAAGATCCGATGCAGCTCGATCCGCTCGGCGTCGGTTGGCCGAACATTCCGTATGAATGCGCATGCGATCCCAATCGCACATTGTCCTACAGCAATGATGTGACGCTCACCTGGAAGGTGACGGATCGGCTCACTCTCAGCACAGACATAAACTATGTTCGCGACGATGGATGGAATGCGCTCTCGGTGACGGGGCTGTCCGAAGGCGTGCTGCGCCGGCTCGGCGATATCTACGGCTTCGACGCCACGCTCATTCCGCGTCGTCCGCGCGGCGTCAACGGCTATGGCGTCGCGCAATATGTCTCTTACAAGATCGACGATGTGCTGCAGCTCAACGGCCGCGTCGAATTTTGGCGCGACCATAGCAATTTCTTCGTCGGCGCCTATCCCGGCTATTTCGATTACACGAACATAGAGCATGGCTTCTACACGCCCTCGGCGATCTTCCAGCCGGAGGGGCGCGGAACCAGCTATCTCGGGATCACCGCCGGGCTGACGATAACGCCGGAAATTCCCAAAGGTCTGCCGATCACCAGCTGTCGCTGCGGCCGGAGCTGCGTTACGACGCGTCGCTGA
- a CDS encoding metallophosphoesterase, protein MLTRRAFLRGAIAGAASAFAGAAYAFGYEPLMEPRVARYHIAPRVWPKGFALEIAALSDLHACDPWMSLERIDAIVDRMNALEPDVIVLLGDYVAGLHRFATPIPASQWARALSRLRAPLGVHAILGNHDMWDDHTAQRRGGGETIARAALEDNGIPVYENAAVRLAHKGHSLWLAGLADQYAITVGRRKWRGLDDLSATLAAVATDDPVILLAHEPDVFPRVPERVALTLCGHTHGGQVRLFGWAPIVPSIYGSRYVHGHIVEDDKHLVVSGGLGCTGLPVRFGAPPEVLHIRVEAPAA, encoded by the coding sequence ATGCTGACTCGGCGCGCCTTTCTGAGAGGCGCGATAGCGGGGGCGGCTTCCGCTTTCGCGGGAGCGGCCTACGCCTTCGGCTATGAGCCGCTGATGGAGCCGCGCGTCGCCCGCTATCACATCGCGCCGCGCGTCTGGCCGAAAGGTTTCGCGCTCGAGATCGCGGCGCTCTCCGATCTGCACGCCTGCGACCCGTGGATGTCGCTCGAGCGCATAGACGCGATCGTCGATCGCATGAATGCGCTCGAGCCCGACGTCATCGTGCTGCTCGGCGACTATGTCGCCGGACTGCATCGTTTCGCCACGCCGATTCCGGCGTCGCAATGGGCGCGGGCGTTGTCTCGGCTCAGAGCGCCGCTCGGCGTCCATGCGATCCTGGGCAATCACGACATGTGGGACGATCACACGGCGCAACGTCGCGGCGGCGGCGAGACGATCGCCCGCGCCGCGCTCGAGGACAATGGGATTCCTGTCTACGAGAATGCGGCCGTGCGTTTGGCGCATAAGGGCCACTCGCTATGGCTCGCCGGCCTCGCCGACCAATATGCGATCACCGTCGGCCGGCGCAAATGGCGCGGGCTCGACGATCTTTCCGCGACGCTCGCCGCCGTCGCCACCGACGATCCGGTAATTTTATTGGCGCATGAGCCGGACGTCTTTCCGCGCGTGCCCGAGCGCGTCGCGCTGACGCTTTGCGGACATACGCATGGCGGACAGGTGCGCCTTTTCGGCTGGGCGCCGATCGTGCCGTCAATCTACGGCAGTCGCTATGTCCACGGGCATATCGTCGAGGACGACAAGCATCTCGTCGTCTCCGGCGGATTAGGATGCACCGGATTGCCGGTGCGCTTCGGCGCGCCGCCGGAAGTCCTTCACATAAGAGTCGAAGCGCCGGCGGCGTGA
- the zapE gene encoding cell division protein ZapE: MTAPRPLLARYEKLVASGALERDPAQLAALERLEALARELTRRPAAPSHSGLAARLRGLLGRRAPCGGPRGLYIHGLVGRGKTTLMDIFFAELTLAAKRRAHFHDFMAQVHARLLAARRSAAPDPLAHVAQEIARETRVLCFDEFAVTDIADATILARLFTRLLEDGVIMVATSNVEPRRLYEGGRNRDLFLPFIALIEDRLDQLRLDARADFRLEKTPLGETFFTPADACARAAMDALFHQLSGVAMGAPRMLRVARRDIAVPQAAGRVARFSFEELCARPTGAADYMALAEAFDTIFIDAVPKLNFDRRNEAKRFITLIDILYEKKTRLILSAESEAQDLYHAPTGHEAQEFARTVSRLIEMRSRDYLAAPHAGAVE; encoded by the coding sequence ATGACGGCGCCGCGCCCCCTCCTCGCCCGCTATGAGAAGCTCGTCGCCAGCGGCGCGCTGGAGCGTGATCCCGCGCAGCTCGCCGCGCTCGAGCGGCTGGAAGCGCTGGCGCGCGAGCTGACGCGTCGTCCCGCCGCCCCTTCGCATAGCGGTCTCGCGGCGCGGCTGCGTGGGCTGCTCGGACGGCGCGCGCCCTGCGGCGGTCCGCGCGGACTCTACATTCACGGCCTCGTCGGGCGCGGCAAGACGACGCTGATGGACATCTTCTTCGCCGAGCTTACGCTCGCCGCCAAGCGCCGCGCGCATTTTCATGATTTCATGGCGCAGGTTCACGCGCGCCTGCTCGCCGCGCGCCGCAGCGCCGCGCCCGATCCGCTGGCGCATGTAGCGCAGGAGATCGCGCGCGAGACGCGCGTGCTCTGCTTCGATGAATTCGCCGTGACCGATATCGCCGACGCCACCATTCTCGCGCGTCTGTTCACGCGGCTGCTCGAGGACGGCGTCATCATGGTGGCGACCTCCAATGTCGAGCCGCGCCGGCTCTACGAAGGCGGCCGCAATCGCGATCTCTTCCTGCCCTTCATCGCGCTGATCGAGGACAGGCTCGATCAATTGCGCCTCGATGCGCGCGCCGATTTTCGTCTCGAGAAGACGCCGCTCGGCGAGACCTTCTTCACGCCCGCCGACGCATGCGCCCGCGCGGCGATGGATGCGCTGTTTCATCAGCTGAGCGGCGTCGCCATGGGCGCGCCGAGGATGCTGCGCGTCGCGCGCCGCGACATCGCCGTTCCGCAGGCGGCGGGGCGCGTCGCGCGCTTCTCCTTCGAGGAGCTGTGCGCGCGGCCGACCGGCGCCGCCGATTACATGGCGCTCGCCGAGGCCTTCGACACGATATTCATCGATGCGGTTCCGAAGTTGAATTTCGATCGCCGCAACGAGGCCAAGCGATTCATCACGCTCATCGACATTCTCTATGAGAAGAAAACGCGGCTGATTCTTTCCGCCGAGAGCGAGGCGCAGGATCTCTATCACGCGCCGACGGGACATGAGGCGCAGGAATTCGCGCGCACAGTGTCGCGGCTGATCGAGATGCGCTCGCGCGATTATCTCGCCGCGCCGCATGCCGGCGCCGTGGAATAA
- a CDS encoding aspartate aminotransferase family protein, with protein sequence MSFITPRDDRELAQHDGAPNFDLASLYAERENERFALHSQHLNEMWVRVLKTIGYDVGFVRGSGQYLYDRKGARYLDLLSGWGVFAIGRNHPALREALMSVLGAELPNLVQLDVSVPAALLAERLLGFAPYMEKVFFANSGTEAVEAAIKFARAATGRPGILNCAHSFHGLTYGALSLNGDEIFKKGFGPLLPDTREIPFDDLAALEEALRHRDVAAFFVEPIQGKGVNMPAQDYLAQAAALCRKYGTLLVADEIQTGLGRTGKFFAVEHYGVEPDLLLVAKALSGGHVPVGAVLTRKWIFDKMFDRMDRAVVHGSTFGKNDLAMAAGLATLEVMASEKLVENSAAKGERLLASFRAMAERYELVADVRGKGLMIGIEFGEPRSLKLKAAWNLLETVNSGLFCQLISIPLFEQHKVLTQVAGHGNHTIKLLPPLTIDDFDCDWIERSFDKVIADAHHAPGAVWSLGKTLAGHALKAKLG encoded by the coding sequence ATGAGCTTCATCACACCGCGAGACGATCGTGAATTGGCGCAGCATGACGGCGCCCCGAATTTCGATCTCGCCTCGCTCTATGCGGAGCGGGAGAACGAGCGTTTCGCATTGCACTCGCAGCATCTCAACGAGATGTGGGTGCGCGTGCTGAAGACCATCGGCTATGACGTCGGATTCGTGCGCGGCTCCGGCCAATATCTCTATGACCGCAAGGGCGCGCGCTATCTCGATCTTTTGAGCGGCTGGGGCGTGTTCGCGATCGGCCGCAATCATCCCGCGTTGCGCGAGGCGCTGATGAGCGTGCTCGGCGCCGAGCTCCCCAATCTCGTGCAGCTCGACGTGTCGGTGCCCGCGGCGCTGCTCGCGGAACGGCTGCTCGGCTTCGCGCCTTATATGGAGAAGGTTTTTTTCGCCAACTCCGGCACAGAGGCGGTCGAGGCGGCGATCAAATTCGCACGCGCCGCGACAGGCCGTCCAGGCATTCTCAATTGCGCGCATTCCTTCCATGGCCTCACCTATGGCGCGCTGTCGCTCAATGGCGACGAGATTTTCAAGAAGGGCTTCGGCCCGCTGCTCCCCGATACGCGTGAGATTCCCTTCGACGATCTCGCCGCGCTCGAGGAGGCGCTGCGCCATCGCGACGTCGCGGCCTTCTTCGTCGAGCCCATACAGGGCAAGGGCGTGAACATGCCGGCGCAGGACTATCTCGCGCAGGCTGCGGCGCTCTGCCGCAAATATGGAACCTTGCTCGTCGCCGACGAGATTCAGACCGGCCTCGGCCGCACGGGAAAATTTTTCGCCGTAGAGCATTATGGCGTCGAGCCCGATCTCCTGCTCGTCGCCAAGGCGCTGTCGGGCGGCCATGTGCCGGTCGGCGCGGTGCTGACGCGCAAATGGATCTTCGACAAAATGTTCGATCGCATGGATCGCGCGGTCGTGCACGGCTCCACCTTCGGCAAGAATGATCTCGCAATGGCCGCCGGCCTCGCCACTCTCGAGGTCATGGCGAGCGAGAAGCTCGTCGAGAATTCCGCCGCCAAGGGCGAGCGCCTGCTCGCCTCCTTCCGCGCCATGGCCGAGCGTTACGAACTCGTCGCCGATGTGCGCGGCAAAGGCCTGATGATCGGAATCGAGTTCGGCGAGCCGCGCTCGCTGAAGCTGAAAGCCGCGTGGAACCTGCTGGAGACGGTCAACTCCGGCCTGTTCTGCCAGCTCATCAGCATACCTTTGTTCGAGCAGCACAAGGTGCTGACGCAGGTCGCCGGCCATGGCAATCACACGATCAAGCTGCTGCCTCCGCTGACCATCGACGATTTCGATTGCGATTGGATCGAGCGTTCCTTCGACAAGGTCATCGCCGACGCGCATCACGCGCCGGGGGCGGTGTGGTCGCTCGGCAAGACGCTCGCGGGCCACGCGCTGAAAGCCAAGCTCGGCTGA
- a CDS encoding DUF192 domain-containing protein, with protein sequence MSGEVSRSVFGGIAAFFVLLFCAAVPGHAKEPGSPPPPAVKMAIEPIEIVTASGAHRLHVEVARTPDQRERGLMFRASLPADGGMLFDFHEERPVAMWMKNTPLSLDMVFVSRAGKVVSLALAAEPYSERVISSGGPALAVIELAAGAAQRLSIAVGDTVKHPIFTK encoded by the coding sequence ATGTCTGGTGAGGTGTCGCGGAGCGTTTTCGGCGGCATAGCCGCGTTTTTCGTCCTTCTCTTCTGCGCGGCCGTTCCCGGCCACGCGAAGGAGCCGGGATCGCCACCGCCACCCGCGGTCAAAATGGCCATAGAGCCGATCGAGATCGTCACCGCCTCCGGCGCGCATCGGCTGCACGTCGAGGTGGCGCGAACGCCCGACCAGCGCGAGAGAGGCCTGATGTTCCGCGCCTCGCTCCCCGCGGACGGCGGAATGCTTTTCGATTTCCACGAGGAGCGGCCGGTCGCAATGTGGATGAAGAACACGCCGCTGTCGCTCGACATGGTCTTCGTCTCGCGCGCCGGAAAGGTCGTTTCCCTGGCGCTCGCCGCGGAACCCTATTCGGAGCGCGTCATCTCCTCCGGCGGGCCGGCGCTCGCGGTCATCGAGCTGGCCGCCGGCGCGGCGCAGCGCTTGTCGATCGCCGTCGGCGACACGGTCAAACATCCGATTTTCACGAAGTAG
- a CDS encoding ETC complex I subunit, with amino-acid sequence MTARIHRPSPSATQSGPGPAKPWVLEYENETPRELDPLMGWTGTSDAKAQIRLRFATKEEAIAYAERKALVYRVEEPKPGAASRRIISYADNFKTQRVGQWTH; translated from the coding sequence ATGACCGCACGCATTCACCGCCCGTCCCCCAGCGCGACGCAATCCGGTCCCGGACCGGCCAAGCCCTGGGTCCTCGAATATGAGAACGAGACCCCGCGCGAGCTCGATCCGCTGATGGGGTGGACCGGCACGTCGGACGCAAAGGCTCAGATCAGGCTTCGTTTCGCCACCAAGGAGGAGGCGATCGCCTATGCCGAGCGCAAGGCGCTCGTCTATCGCGTCGAGGAGCCCAAGCCCGGCGCCGCTTCGCGCCGCATCATATCCTACGCCGATAATTTCAAGACGCAGCGCGTCGGCCAGTGGACACACTGA
- a CDS encoding M15 family metallopeptidase — MTDSSQLFDVLGALTLGGLLGAIGQGLRVIAGLKKMNDDSQAADASSEDLFSAARLATSLMIGFVAGVATTLSLGPAKLMSVDPSGSAQILLGVIVAGYVGSDVIEAFTRNLASVPAPKIDASLFARTGAVSLPATPPSLPPPVSSTPSLPAAPGRSVAFRGPMSTFGGPHDPGVGPNEGLALLQESDIPAYPGLFLPQQPPGTTGLARRLDPDAFYIACRWNYDDTPKAHLRKIEVSVVNPSTGAAERAQPVDWGPNENTGRIADLSPGLAHKLGLSTNQNCVVVVPLPESAAPAAPPAPVTHLKVLKTDEIREIFGRFAYEESAPRGAIKITDDWARDNIVTVQIETLAHLVAKGEIACNKAIAEPLRAAIAEIAARDLLDRILKWDGCHVPRHKSWNPTRDLSAHSWGLAFDINARWNAYGADPAPKGSVGSVVELVAIFESFGFAWGGYFRPDSARDGMHFEFCRRPSPGGQIV, encoded by the coding sequence ATGACGGATAGCAGCCAGCTCTTCGACGTCCTCGGCGCGCTCACGCTCGGCGGCTTGCTCGGAGCGATCGGCCAAGGATTGCGCGTGATCGCGGGCCTGAAGAAGATGAACGACGACTCACAGGCCGCCGACGCCTCGTCGGAGGATTTGTTCAGCGCCGCGCGTCTCGCGACGAGCCTGATGATCGGCTTCGTGGCCGGAGTGGCGACGACGCTCTCGCTCGGCCCCGCCAAGCTGATGAGCGTCGATCCATCAGGATCGGCGCAAATTCTCCTCGGCGTGATCGTCGCCGGCTATGTCGGCTCGGATGTGATCGAGGCGTTCACGCGGAACCTCGCCAGCGTTCCCGCGCCCAAGATCGACGCCTCTCTGTTCGCGCGGACCGGCGCGGTCTCGCTTCCCGCGACGCCGCCGTCCTTGCCGCCGCCCGTCTCGTCGACGCCTTCGCTTCCGGCCGCCCCCGGACGCAGCGTCGCCTTTCGAGGTCCAATGTCGACCTTCGGCGGCCCGCATGATCCGGGCGTTGGACCCAACGAGGGCCTCGCTCTGCTGCAAGAGTCCGATATCCCCGCTTATCCGGGCCTTTTCCTGCCGCAGCAGCCGCCGGGAACGACCGGGCTGGCGCGCCGCCTCGATCCCGACGCTTTCTATATCGCCTGCCGCTGGAATTACGACGACACGCCCAAAGCTCATCTGAGAAAGATCGAGGTCTCGGTCGTCAATCCGAGCACGGGCGCCGCCGAGCGGGCGCAGCCGGTCGATTGGGGGCCCAATGAGAATACCGGCCGCATCGCAGACCTCTCGCCCGGCCTCGCTCACAAGCTCGGCCTGTCGACCAATCAGAATTGCGTCGTCGTCGTTCCGCTTCCCGAAAGCGCGGCTCCAGCCGCGCCGCCGGCGCCCGTGACGCATCTCAAAGTGCTGAAGACCGACGAAATCCGCGAGATTTTCGGACGCTTCGCCTATGAGGAGAGCGCTCCGCGCGGAGCGATAAAAATCACCGACGACTGGGCGAGAGACAATATCGTCACCGTCCAGATCGAAACGCTCGCCCATCTCGTCGCCAAGGGCGAGATCGCCTGCAACAAGGCCATTGCGGAGCCGTTGCGCGCCGCTATTGCGGAGATCGCCGCGCGCGATCTGCTCGACCGAATTCTGAAATGGGACGGCTGCCATGTGCCGCGCCACAAATCCTGGAACCCCACGCGCGATCTGAGCGCGCATAGCTGGGGCCTCGCCTTCGACATCAATGCGCGCTGGAACGCCTATGGAGCCGATCCCGCTCCGAAAGGCTCCGTCGGCAGCGTGGTCGAGCTGGTCGCGATCTTCGAGAGCTTCGGATTCGCCTGGGGCGGATATTTCCGGCCGGACAGCGCGCGCGACGGAATGCATTTCGAGTTTTGCCGCCGCCCGTCGCCGGGCGGACAGATCGTCTGA